The genomic stretch GCCGATGCTGATCACGCAGCGTTTCATGGTAGATTGATCCTTGGCTTGAGCAGATTATCCTTTCTGTCGCAAACGCTGCATAGGTTTGCACCAGAGTCGAAGATCATGATGGTGGCGCAGTCTTCTCCTTCGTTGGGGATGATCTTTCCCTGCATTAGTTTGATCAAACTTTCTTCGGTGAGAGTGAGGTGATCGCCTCTTTCAAACACGCGCTGCGCGGGATACAGACGGTCTCGCCAGTTGGTTTCGTCCAAGCTTTCCAAGGAAACGGCATCCTCTATTCTGATATCTCCGATGGCGGTTCTGCGCAGCTCAATAGTGTGCCCAACGCTGCCAAAACGCTCCGCCACCCATTCGCTCAGGCTGCGGATATAGGTGCCCTTGGACACTGTGCATGAATAGGAAATATATGGCAGTTCAATCTTGAGAAATTGAAACTTGCTGATCGTAGTGAGGCGAGCTGGCATTTCCGGTGCAATGCCTTGCCGGGCAAGCTTATAGGAACGGACTCCATCGATCTTGACTGCTGAATATGCAGGAACGGGAAGCTCTCTGATCGATAAAGCTTCCGCGCAGATGTTATGCGAATCTACTTCCGAAATCCCGATATCATTGGTTTCGATAACGCTGCCGGTTCTGTCTCCGCTGTCTGTTTTCGCTCCAAGTTTGATTTGTGCATTGTATTCTTTACTTTGGGCTTCGATGAATTGGCTCAGACGGGTGTAGGAACCCAAGGTGCAGACCAAGAGACCTGTAGCGAAGGGATCGAGTGTGCCACAGTGACCGATCCGGCGGAGCTTTGTGATTCTGCGCAAATGGCGAATCACATCGAAAGAAGTGATCCCCTCCGGTTTATCAATCAGGAGAAAACCTTTATCCGCAGTTGTTTGCGTAGTATTCATTCAAAGCTGAAACAAGTATTTTTTTGATCAGGGTCTTGACTTCGTCCAGACTGCCCTTGACTTGGCAACCGGCGGCGTTCTTGTGTCCACCACCGCCAAAGCTGACGGCGATCTTGTTCACATCGAGCTTGAGCGACCTCAAGCTGAGTTTGTAATGGTCGGTCTCTTCCTCGCGGAAATAGACGATGACGTCCAAGCCCTTCACTCCCTGCACCCAACGAGTGATATTCATCACCGCCTCGGAATCCAGATCATTGTGTTCCAACATCTTGATGCTTGAGTGCATATAGAGAATACGATCTTTATGATGAAGTTCGATCGTGGAAAGCACTTCGCCCACATAACGCATCTCGTATGCCGATTGATTGAGGAAATAATCCTTGTAGAGCGCGTGGGGAGCGATGCCGAGTGAATTGATCTCCCCCGCTATTCGAAACACGGACGAATTGACGTTGGCATTGGTAAAGTTGTTGGTATCGTTCAAGATAGTGGCATAAAGGCAGTTGCCGATATGGATTCGATCTTCGTCTTCAAGCCCTCTGATATCGCTCTCGAACAGATCAAAGAGGATTGCGCCCACCGAGACGTAGGACTGATCGATAAACGTGATCTCTACCGGAATTGTGCCATCCTCCTGTTCGTGATGATCGATGAGAACGGTCGTATTTGCCGCTTTGACCAAAGAATACCTCTCGCCCAAACGGTTTCTGCTGTTGCAATCCAACACGAAAAGCAGGTCAAACACCATTGACTGCCGATACTTCTCAATAGAGCAATCCTTCATCAGGAATGAAAAGCGATCAAGATTGCCTTCGTCGATCACGATCATGCTTTCAAACCCAAGCCTGGCGATCAGTCTCTGCAACGCAAGGGACGCGCAAAATCCGTCTCCGTCCGGATTGACGTGGGACATGATAGCGATTTTGAGCTCCGGTTTGAGCTGCGAAAGTATGGCATCTCTGAGATCTGCTATATTAATCATATCATCATAAAAAAAATCGTCTTTGCGGGACGATTTTTTTCCTTTTACATTGTGGTTTCGAGGGTGAGCGGGAAACGGGGATCAGTCCTCGTCGTCCTCGTCATAGTCATCATAATCGTCTTCGTCGGTATCAAAGTAGTCATCATCGTCCAAATAATCGTCGATGTCGATATCCGGATCGTAGTCCGAATCATCGTCATCGCCATACTCGTCCTTGATTTTGGCAAGCAAGTTATCGACTGTGGCGGCGCGATCCTCGGTTTCATCGTAAAAGAAGGACAGCTCGGGAATGGTTCTCATAATATTAGCTCCTGCGATTTGTTTTTTTAGAAAACCTGATGTTTTGATAAGGTGCTCTTTAATGATTTCATGGGGCTCCAGGTTATAGTAATGCGAAAAAAAGAGCTTGGCATAACGTAAGTCCTTGGAGATCACCACTTCGGTGATGCTCACCCAGGCAAGTTTGGGATCGCGCAGCTTTTGGCTGAGCGCGATGTTGAATATCTTTTTCAATTCTTCCTGGAGACGGGGTATTCGAAACGACTTCATTGCAGCTTTTTGGAAACCTCTTCGATGATATAGCACTCCAGCACGTCGCCTTCCTTGATGTCGCCAAAGTTCTTCAGCGAAAGACCGCATTCAGTGCCGGCGCGGGCTTCTTTGACGTCGTTGGCATAGTGTTTCAGGGATGAGAGAGCGTCCTCGGTGATGAGCACGTCGTTGCGGTAGAGGCGGACTTTGCAATTGCTGCGTATCACTCCGCGATCGACCTGGCAACCTGCTATCGTGCCGAGTTTCTTGATCTTAAAGACCTGTTTGATTGTGGCAGAACCGATAACAATATCGTTAAATTCCGGCTTGAGCATGCCTTCCAGGGAATTGCGTACATCTTCGATGGCGTCATAGATCACCTGATAGAGCTTGATCTCGACTCCTTCGTCTTCCGCAAGTTTTCTGGCTTGCTGGTTGGCGCGCACGTGGAAACCGATGATGATGGCATCGGAGGCAGAAGCGAGGGTCACATCCGCTTCGTTGATCCCGCCGACACTTTTATGGATGATATTGACCTGCACTTCGTCGTTTGAGATCTTCTGGAAGGAATCCGCCAAAGCTTCGGCAGATCCATCCGTATCCGTTTTCATGATAATATTGAGGTCATTGATTTGGTTTTCCTTGATGCGGGCAAAGATGTTTTGCAGCGAGGATTTGTTCTGATACTTCTCTCGCTCGAGACGAACCTGCTGACGCTCGGTGCTGATTCCTCTGGCGGTCTTTTCGGTATCTACCTGATTGAGGACGTCGCCTGCCTTGGGGGTCTGGGATAGTCCATAGACTCTTGCGACATCTGAGGGATAAAGCACTTTGATCTCGGTTCCGCGTTCGTTTTCCATTCTGCGGATACGTCCGTGGGTGGCGCCGCAGACCACAATGTCCCCGCGCTTGAGAGTTCCCACCCGCATCAGGACTGTGGCAACGGAACCCATGCGGGTATCCTTTTCGGATTCGATCACGACCGCTTCGCCCGGGACGTTCGTTTTTGCTTTGAGTTCCATCAATTCCGCAGTGAGCAGAATCACTTCGATCAGATTGAGGATGCCTTCTCCGGTGACGACGGAGGTCTTGCACCAGGGAACGTCACCGCCATATTGTTCGAGATACACGCCATAATCCAGAAGCTGAGCGATGACGCGGTCGATATTGGTTTCCGGGAGGTCTATCTTGTTGATGGCGATGATGATCTGTACTCCGGCTGCTTTGGCATGATCGATTGCTTCGCGGGTTTGGGGTTTCATGCCTTCTGTGCCGGCGACCACGATGACCGCTATATCCGTCACATTCGCTCCGCGGGCACGCATTGCGGTGAAAGCTTCGTGACCGGGGGTGTCTAAAAATGTTATTTTGTGTTTGTTGATTTCGATCTGATAGGCACCTATGTGTTGTGTGATGCCACCGGATTCTCCGGCTACGATATTGGTGCT from Candidatus Cloacimonadaceae bacterium encodes the following:
- a CDS encoding DHH family phosphoesterase, with amino-acid sequence MINIADLRDAILSQLKPELKIAIMSHVNPDGDGFCASLALQRLIARLGFESMIVIDEGNLDRFSFLMKDCSIEKYRQSMVFDLLFVLDCNSRNRLGERYSLVKAANTTVLIDHHEQEDGTIPVEITFIDQSYVSVGAILFDLFESDIRGLEDEDRIHIGNCLYATILNDTNNFTNANVNSSVFRIAGEINSLGIAPHALYKDYFLNQSAYEMRYVGEVLSTIELHHKDRILYMHSSIKMLEHNDLDSEAVMNITRWVQGVKGLDVIVYFREEETDHYKLSLRSLKLDVNKIAVSFGGGGHKNAAGCQVKGSLDEVKTLIKKILVSALNEYYANNCG
- the infB gene encoding translation initiation factor IF-2 — protein: MQIRVHELAKELRISTMALKKHLIDLGVITKSHMSFIEEEIANRIRQKYNEQVDAEKRAERDRKRFIEQRQAAKAKPITTSPAIQPVQSEPERIIEPETVIEEPILPAAHTETKVEPEPLPTKTMPVAPPNRIIVPYTQAKSTTSSGTRDPRKPRSYTESHGNRDRLSQPKPGAPHTDRGRPDLRKKPDEFRRKPAPGQEAPKPIPIPVDPAKEAEEKKFGKAKVSHEELGDKSKHKKAIITSTKKSKQKVAEPVEIDEAQISRNIKKTMQKSGKRKKYHREAQFVSDSGSNQIVIREYTSVSELAKIMNVSPAEIISKFFMMGQLVTMNQRMDKDSLEMICDEFKVDFRFEDEYGGDIIDREKEQYLDVEEEPRPPVVTIMGHVDHGKTSILDYIRSTNIVAGESGGITQHIGAYQIEINKHKITFLDTPGHEAFTAMRARGANVTDIAVIVVAGTEGMKPQTREAIDHAKAAGVQIIIAINKIDLPETNIDRVIAQLLDYGVYLEQYGGDVPWCKTSVVTGEGILNLIEVILLTAELMELKAKTNVPGEAVVIESEKDTRMGSVATVLMRVGTLKRGDIVVCGATHGRIRRMENERGTEIKVLYPSDVARVYGLSQTPKAGDVLNQVDTEKTARGISTERQQVRLEREKYQNKSSLQNIFARIKENQINDLNIIMKTDTDGSAEALADSFQKISNDEVQVNIIHKSVGGINEADVTLASASDAIIIGFHVRANQQARKLAEDEGVEIKLYQVIYDAIEDVRNSLEGMLKPEFNDIVIGSATIKQVFKIKKLGTIAGCQVDRGVIRSNCKVRLYRNDVLITEDALSSLKHYANDVKEARAGTECGLSLKNFGDIKEGDVLECYIIEEVSKKLQ
- the rbfA gene encoding 30S ribosome-binding factor RbfA produces the protein MKSFRIPRLQEELKKIFNIALSQKLRDPKLAWVSITEVVISKDLRYAKLFFSHYYNLEPHEIIKEHLIKTSGFLKKQIAGANIMRTIPELSFFYDETEDRAATVDNLLAKIKDEYGDDDDSDYDPDIDIDDYLDDDDYFDTDEDDYDDYDEDDED
- the truB gene encoding tRNA pseudouridine(55) synthase TruB, with amino-acid sequence MNTTQTTADKGFLLIDKPEGITSFDVIRHLRRITKLRRIGHCGTLDPFATGLLVCTLGSYTRLSQFIEAQSKEYNAQIKLGAKTDSGDRTGSVIETNDIGISEVDSHNICAEALSIRELPVPAYSAVKIDGVRSYKLARQGIAPEMPARLTTISKFQFLKIELPYISYSCTVSKGTYIRSLSEWVAERFGSVGHTIELRRTAIGDIRIEDAVSLESLDETNWRDRLYPAQRVFERGDHLTLTEESLIKLMQGKIIPNEGEDCATIMIFDSGANLCSVCDRKDNLLKPRINLP